CCCGATGAACAACGCGCGCAACTTCTCCAGCTTCGGCGCGTGGGTGCAGGCGGACTACGTCGTCTACAAGAAGACCGTGGATGTGGGCGTGCGACTGAGCTACCTCAACCCGAGCTTCGACCTGGACGACGACCTGCTCTACATCGGCGAGGCCCAGCTCGCCTGGTTCGTCAACGCGCCACATCTGGCGTTCAAGCTGCGCTACCAGATTGCGCACCAGGAGGCCGCCAACGGCGCGGAGGACGCGTCCGTCGTCATTCCGAAGGACCCGGGCACCTCGCAGCTCATCACCCTGCAGCTCAACCTGGCGTTCTAGCGCCACCGTCTGGCGGGCATCCAGGCGGCGCATGCGTTATGCCTGACGACGGCAAGGAGACGCCGCCGCCATGCTCCCCATCGACCACGCCCAGCTCTCGCGCCTGGACCTCAACCTGCTCGTGGCCTTCGACGCGCTCATGCGTGAGCGCCACGTCACCCGCGCCGCCCACCGCATCGGCCTGGGCCAGCCGGCGATGAGTCACCACCTGGCGAGGCTGCGCGAGCTGCTCGGCGACGAGCTCTTCACCCGCGCGCCCACCGGCGTCGTCCCCACGCCCCACGCCCTGATGCTCGCCGAGCCCGTGCGCACCGCGCTCGCGTGTCTCCAGGGCGTGCTCACCCAGCGGCCCTTCGACCCCGCCACCCAGGAGCGTCACTTCAAGGTGAGCCTGTCGGACGGCCTGGAGTCCTCGCTCGTGCCCGCGTTCCTCGCGCTCGCCGCGAGCGAGGCACCGGGCGTCACCCTCTCGCTGTCGCCCCTCCAGGAGTCGCTGGGCCTGGCGATGCTGGATGACGGCGCGTTGGATCTGCTCGTGGGGCCACCGCTGGAGCAGGCCCCGCACCACAAGCTGCGCCTGTTCTGCGCGGGCGGCTATCGCGTGGTGTTCGACCCCGACGCCGTGGACGTGGACCTGCCGCTGTCCCTGGAGGACTTCCTGTCCGTTCCGCACGTGCGGGTGTCGCGGCGGGCGGACTCGAGCGACGCCGTGGACGATGCGCTCGCCCGGCTCCGGTTGAAGCGCCGCGTGGCCGTGCAGACGGCGCACTCGCTCAGCGTGCCGCACCTGCTGCGAGGCTCACGACTGCTCGCCGTGCTCCCGCGTCGCGCGGCCCTGGCCAGCGCGCAGGCGTTCGGCTTGAGCATCAGCGACCCGCCCCTGCCCCTCACCGCGGACGCCATCGTGATGCGCTGGCACGCCTCGCGCGACGCGGACCCCGGCCACCGCTGGCTGCGCGAGACGATGTTCCGCGCCGCCACGCAGAGCGGCGAGGAGAACACCGCCCCACGCGTCACGGCCAGGACGCCGCCGCGCCGTCGTCGCGCCCGTCAGAAGGTCGCGATGGGATTGACCGGAGAGCCCGTGCCGCCCTCCACCGCCAGGGGCGCCACGCTCAAGAGGAAGTCGTAGCGACCTCGCGACGAGGCCGCCTTCGCCAGCGCCTCCAGGTCCGCGTTGTCGATGACGTGGACGCCCAGCGCGTTGATGAGCAGCACGTGCACCGGCACCAGCATCCCCTCCACGCCCGAGGGGATGACGTCCAGGCCCACGTCCGTCGCCACGACGGCCACCCCACGCGCCGCGAGCCACTCCACGCTCGAGGCATGCAGCCCCGGTGAGCTCGACGACACGTCCCACGCCCCCACCGCCGCGCGCCGCGCCCACCGGCCCGTGCGCACGATGACCGCGTCGCCGCTCGTCACCTTCACCTTCGTCTTTCGCTCCCACGCCTCCAGGTCCGAGGCATGGATGGGCGTCCCCGGCTCCAGGTACGGCACGCCCTTGAGCGCGGCCATGTCGATGAGCACCCCGCGCGTCAGCAGGCCGTCCCGCACCGCGTTCACCGACAACACCGAGCACCCGCTCGCATCCACTCGCGACTGCGGGTAGCCGTTGTACGTGCGGCCCTCGTCGAACATGTGGCAGAGCGCGTCCAGGTGCGTGTGGGACCAGCCATGGAAGCCCAGCCCCAGCCGGTCCGCGCTGTAGGTGGCGTCCGGCGCCCCGCCGTGGAACAGCATCTGGTGCTCCAGCGGTGACGGGACGTCGGCGGCCTCGCGCGTCTCCAGCGTGTGCGCGAGCGACACGGACACGCCCTCCCGCACGAGCTTCGCGGCCTCGCGGCGCTTGGCGGGCGTGATGAGGTTCGCCGTGCCCAGTTGGTCCTTGTCCCCCCATCGCCCCCAGTTGCGGTGCTCCTTCTTCCAGGACTGGATGGCCTCGGGGCTCGACAGGCCCTTCGCTCCGGACGTGGGCTCGGCTGCCAGCGCGCTCAGCGCCCCCACGCTCGCGATGACCAGGCCCTGGATGACGCTCTTGAACATGTGCACTCCGTGGTTCATGCCACCCCGGACATGGAGAGGCGCGACACGCCCTACCTAGCGACGTGGCCCCGCAGCGCCCAATCGAGCCCGTCGATGACGGTCATCGACGGCGGGGACTGGCCCCTGTAACGCCCCACGCTACAGACGGGCCGG
This window of the Myxococcus fulvus genome carries:
- a CDS encoding LysR family transcriptional regulator, with protein sequence MLPIDHAQLSRLDLNLLVAFDALMRERHVTRAAHRIGLGQPAMSHHLARLRELLGDELFTRAPTGVVPTPHALMLAEPVRTALACLQGVLTQRPFDPATQERHFKVSLSDGLESSLVPAFLALAASEAPGVTLSLSPLQESLGLAMLDDGALDLLVGPPLEQAPHHKLRLFCAGGYRVVFDPDAVDVDLPLSLEDFLSVPHVRVSRRADSSDAVDDALARLRLKRRVAVQTAHSLSVPHLLRGSRLLAVLPRRAALASAQAFGLSISDPPLPLTADAIVMRWHASRDADPGHRWLRETMFRAATQSGEENTAPRVTARTPPRRRRARQKVAMGLTGEPVPPSTARGATLKRKS
- a CDS encoding cyclase family protein, translated to MFKSVIQGLVIASVGALSALAAEPTSGAKGLSSPEAIQSWKKEHRNWGRWGDKDQLGTANLITPAKRREAAKLVREGVSVSLAHTLETREAADVPSPLEHQMLFHGGAPDATYSADRLGLGFHGWSHTHLDALCHMFDEGRTYNGYPQSRVDASGCSVLSVNAVRDGLLTRGVLIDMAALKGVPYLEPGTPIHASDLEAWERKTKVKVTSGDAVIVRTGRWARRAAVGAWDVSSSSPGLHASSVEWLAARGVAVVATDVGLDVIPSGVEGMLVPVHVLLINALGVHVIDNADLEALAKAASSRGRYDFLLSVAPLAVEGGTGSPVNPIATF